From the genome of Lutzomyia longipalpis isolate SR_M1_2022 chromosome 2, ASM2433408v1, one region includes:
- the LOC129791441 gene encoding peroxisomal acyl-coenzyme A oxidase 3 isoform X2: MNSSTTMPEPHTPEVNFVPDWPPGPLDAFREQSAFDFRQLKTVLEDINSLRLKYKIWKMLESEPLFAKIKPTPSVDEQKKIAAKQMMRVAKLDIVPPEVYAMGYLPRYRFLMSVNEALHAICPSLSIKIALGVGLFQNTLRAMGTEQHSSFYNAAWSREIVTCLAITEVAHGSNTKRIRTTATYDAQNQEFIINTPDFEAAKCWVGNLGKTATTAIVFANLFTPDGQAHGLHGFLVPIRNPLNLQLYPGVLVGDMGEKIGLNGIDNGFAMFTNYRIPRENLLNRTGSVNEDGEYMSLFSEPSKILGAALEGFSAGRLGIMQEATNTLAHSVVIAVRYAAIRKQFGPDKFGPEQPILEYQLHQWRIFPYLAAACVLKTSVYSLTDLYLKTIEKSQANSNGIDLLSQSVGEIHALVSASKPMYTWTARDAIQEAREACGGHGYLKASNLGELRNNHDACLTYEGDNNVLGQQASNWLLRQWVDGVESPMGTVNFIKRRKEILGNTFSSLSQRFEITSWQFINHCLEWLMCWLMQTIVNDMKVAKENGACPFEAKNNTQVYRAKDLSILYAEFYALSSFRLRCLKSDVATCLEPVLGLIYQIYGLWVIDRHMVAFYQGSFATGATFAESIRSNLLSSCRALKADAVTVADSLAPPDYVLNSVIAKSDGLLYQNLQNEFMTNPGALERANWWRDVLPFPKSKL, translated from the exons at GAATTCATCCACTACGATGCCTGAACCACATACACCGGAGGTGAACTTTGTCCCAGACTGGCCACCTGGTCCACTGGACGCCTTCAGAGAGCAGAGTGCATTTGATTTTCGACAGCTAAAGACCGTCCTGGAGGACATTAATTCCCTCCGTCTCAAGtataaaatatggaaaatgcTAGAATCTGAGCCGTTGTTTGCAAAGATCAAACCAACACCGAGTGTTGATGAGCAGAAGAAAATTGCTGCTAAGCAGATGATGCGCGTTGCAAAGTTGGACATTGTACCTCCGGAGGTGTACGCCATGGGCTACCTGCCAAGA TATCGCTTCCTGATGAGCGTCAATGAGGCTCTCCATGCAATCTGCCCTAGTTTATCGATAAAGATTGCTCTGGGGGTTGGCCTCTTCCAGAATACCCTCCGTGCCATGGGCACAGAACAGCATTCATCGTTCTACAATGCTGCATGGTCACGTGAGATTGTCACCTGCTTAGCCATCACGGAGGTGGCTCATGGAAGCAATACAAAGCGCATCCGGACAACAGCAACGTACGATGCGCAAAATCAGGAATTCATCATCAACACACCCGATTTCGAAGCAGCCAAGTGCTGGGTTGGGAATCTCGGGAAAACCGCCACTACTGCCATTGTTTTTGCTAATCTCTTCACGCCTGACGGCCAGGCACACGGGCTCCATGGGTTCCTCGTACCCATACGCAATCCACTGAATCTCCAACTCTACCCGGGTGTCCTCGTGGGGGATATGGGGGAGAAAATTGGACTCAATGGCATTGACAATGGTTTCGCGATGTTCACAAACTACCGCATCCCCCGGGAGAATCTTCTCAATCGCACGGGCAGTGTTAACGAAGATGGGGAATACATGAGCTTATTTAGTGAACCCAGCAAGATTCTCGGTGCTGCCCTTGAGGGTTTCTCTGCTGGTCGTCTGGGAATTATGCAGGAAGCCACCAATACCCTCGCACACTCTGTCGTGATTGCTGTACGCTACGCAGCCATAAGGAAGCAATTTGGACCCGATAAGTTTGGACCTGAACAGCCGATCCTCGAGTATCAGCTGCAT CAATGGCGAATCTTCCCCTACCTAGCCGCCGCGTGCGTACTTAAGACCTCCGTGTACAGCCTTACGGATCTCTATTTGAAAACCATTGAGAAATCCCAGGCAAATTCCAATGGGATTGATTTGCTCTCGCAGAGTGTTGGGGAAATCCATGCTCTTGTGTCCGCGTCAAAGCCCATGTACACGTGGACGGCACGTGATGCAATCCAGGAAGCTAGGGAGGCATGTGGGGGTCATGGCTACCTCAAGGCATCAAACTTGGGAGAATTGCGCAACAACCACGATGCCTGCCTCACGTACGAAGGGGATAACAACGTGCTAGGGCAGCAGGCATCAAATTGGTTGCTACGCCAATGGGTGGATGGTGTGGAGAGCCCCATGGGGACGGTGAATTTTATTAAGCGTCGCAAAGAGATCCTCGGAAATACCTTTAGTAGCCTCAGCCAGCGTTTTGAAATAACATCCTGGCAAT tCATCAATCATTGCTTGGAATGGCTGATGTGCTGGTTAATGCAAACCATCGTGAATGACATGAAGGTAGCCAAGGAGAATGGAGCGTGCCCATTTGAGGCAAAAAACAACACCCAAGTCTACAGGGCGAAGGATCTCTCCATTCTCTATGCCGAATTCTACGCTCTAAGCAGTTTCCGGCTGCGCTGCCTGAAATCCGACGTAGCAACTTGCTTAGAACCCGTCCTTGGGCTAATCTACCAAATATACGGCCTCTGGGTTATAGATCGGCACATGGTGGCATTCTATCAGGGCAGCTTCGCCACAGGTGCCACCTTTGCCGAGTCAATTCGCAGCAACTTGCTGAGCAGCTGTCGCGCCCTCAAGGCAGACGCAGTCACCGTGGCGGACTCCCTAGCGCCCCCTGACTACGTTCTCAACTCTGTCATTGCTAAATCCGATGGACTACTCTATCAGAATCTCCAGAATGAATTTATGACCAATCCCGGTGCCTTGGAGCGTGCAAATTGGTGGAGGGATGTTTTACCTTTCCCCAAGTCCAAACTTTAG
- the LOC129791441 gene encoding peroxisomal acyl-coenzyme A oxidase 3 isoform X1 yields MPEPHTPEVNFVPDWPPGPLDAFREQSAFDFRQLKTVLEDINSLRLKYKIWKMLESEPLFAKIKPTPSVDEQKKIAAKQMMRVAKLDIVPPEVYAMGYLPRYRFLMSVNEALHAICPSLSIKIALGVGLFQNTLRAMGTEQHSSFYNAAWSREIVTCLAITEVAHGSNTKRIRTTATYDAQNQEFIINTPDFEAAKCWVGNLGKTATTAIVFANLFTPDGQAHGLHGFLVPIRNPLNLQLYPGVLVGDMGEKIGLNGIDNGFAMFTNYRIPRENLLNRTGSVNEDGEYMSLFSEPSKILGAALEGFSAGRLGIMQEATNTLAHSVVIAVRYAAIRKQFGPDKFGPEQPILEYQLHQWRIFPYLAAACVLKTSVYSLTDLYLKTIEKSQANSNGIDLLSQSVGEIHALVSASKPMYTWTARDAIQEAREACGGHGYLKASNLGELRNNHDACLTYEGDNNVLGQQASNWLLRQWVDGVESPMGTVNFIKRRKEILGNTFSSLSQRFEITSWQFINHCLEWLMCWLMQTIVNDMKVAKENGACPFEAKNNTQVYRAKDLSILYAEFYALSSFRLRCLKSDVATCLEPVLGLIYQIYGLWVIDRHMVAFYQGSFATGATFAESIRSNLLSSCRALKADAVTVADSLAPPDYVLNSVIAKSDGLLYQNLQNEFMTNPGALERANWWRDVLPFPKSKL; encoded by the exons ATGCCTGAACCACATACACCGGAGGTGAACTTTGTCCCAGACTGGCCACCTGGTCCACTGGACGCCTTCAGAGAGCAGAGTGCATTTGATTTTCGACAGCTAAAGACCGTCCTGGAGGACATTAATTCCCTCCGTCTCAAGtataaaatatggaaaatgcTAGAATCTGAGCCGTTGTTTGCAAAGATCAAACCAACACCGAGTGTTGATGAGCAGAAGAAAATTGCTGCTAAGCAGATGATGCGCGTTGCAAAGTTGGACATTGTACCTCCGGAGGTGTACGCCATGGGCTACCTGCCAAGA TATCGCTTCCTGATGAGCGTCAATGAGGCTCTCCATGCAATCTGCCCTAGTTTATCGATAAAGATTGCTCTGGGGGTTGGCCTCTTCCAGAATACCCTCCGTGCCATGGGCACAGAACAGCATTCATCGTTCTACAATGCTGCATGGTCACGTGAGATTGTCACCTGCTTAGCCATCACGGAGGTGGCTCATGGAAGCAATACAAAGCGCATCCGGACAACAGCAACGTACGATGCGCAAAATCAGGAATTCATCATCAACACACCCGATTTCGAAGCAGCCAAGTGCTGGGTTGGGAATCTCGGGAAAACCGCCACTACTGCCATTGTTTTTGCTAATCTCTTCACGCCTGACGGCCAGGCACACGGGCTCCATGGGTTCCTCGTACCCATACGCAATCCACTGAATCTCCAACTCTACCCGGGTGTCCTCGTGGGGGATATGGGGGAGAAAATTGGACTCAATGGCATTGACAATGGTTTCGCGATGTTCACAAACTACCGCATCCCCCGGGAGAATCTTCTCAATCGCACGGGCAGTGTTAACGAAGATGGGGAATACATGAGCTTATTTAGTGAACCCAGCAAGATTCTCGGTGCTGCCCTTGAGGGTTTCTCTGCTGGTCGTCTGGGAATTATGCAGGAAGCCACCAATACCCTCGCACACTCTGTCGTGATTGCTGTACGCTACGCAGCCATAAGGAAGCAATTTGGACCCGATAAGTTTGGACCTGAACAGCCGATCCTCGAGTATCAGCTGCAT CAATGGCGAATCTTCCCCTACCTAGCCGCCGCGTGCGTACTTAAGACCTCCGTGTACAGCCTTACGGATCTCTATTTGAAAACCATTGAGAAATCCCAGGCAAATTCCAATGGGATTGATTTGCTCTCGCAGAGTGTTGGGGAAATCCATGCTCTTGTGTCCGCGTCAAAGCCCATGTACACGTGGACGGCACGTGATGCAATCCAGGAAGCTAGGGAGGCATGTGGGGGTCATGGCTACCTCAAGGCATCAAACTTGGGAGAATTGCGCAACAACCACGATGCCTGCCTCACGTACGAAGGGGATAACAACGTGCTAGGGCAGCAGGCATCAAATTGGTTGCTACGCCAATGGGTGGATGGTGTGGAGAGCCCCATGGGGACGGTGAATTTTATTAAGCGTCGCAAAGAGATCCTCGGAAATACCTTTAGTAGCCTCAGCCAGCGTTTTGAAATAACATCCTGGCAAT tCATCAATCATTGCTTGGAATGGCTGATGTGCTGGTTAATGCAAACCATCGTGAATGACATGAAGGTAGCCAAGGAGAATGGAGCGTGCCCATTTGAGGCAAAAAACAACACCCAAGTCTACAGGGCGAAGGATCTCTCCATTCTCTATGCCGAATTCTACGCTCTAAGCAGTTTCCGGCTGCGCTGCCTGAAATCCGACGTAGCAACTTGCTTAGAACCCGTCCTTGGGCTAATCTACCAAATATACGGCCTCTGGGTTATAGATCGGCACATGGTGGCATTCTATCAGGGCAGCTTCGCCACAGGTGCCACCTTTGCCGAGTCAATTCGCAGCAACTTGCTGAGCAGCTGTCGCGCCCTCAAGGCAGACGCAGTCACCGTGGCGGACTCCCTAGCGCCCCCTGACTACGTTCTCAACTCTGTCATTGCTAAATCCGATGGACTACTCTATCAGAATCTCCAGAATGAATTTATGACCAATCCCGGTGCCTTGGAGCGTGCAAATTGGTGGAGGGATGTTTTACCTTTCCCCAAGTCCAAACTTTAG
- the LOC129791445 gene encoding uncharacterized protein LOC129791445, with the protein MDWIKVEDSEIEVRDVSVQRSYQDDEDSGDDPLAPGNVTSTNGESGEFSQPTPKRGEKRKNNMSTNELYNNIKNRRNVVKRIAYGLTKELQLLEKRKRDIHSEFMQLKSLNEYYKKLEHSVLQIRQHKKTTSTAK; encoded by the coding sequence ATGGATTGGATAAAAGTGGAAGATTCGGAGATTGAAGTTCGCGATGTTAGTGTTCAGCGTTCCTATCAGGATGATGAGGATTCCGGAGACGATCCCCTGGCCCCGGGAAATGTAACCAGCACAAATGGCGAATCAGGGGAATTCTCTCAACCCACCCCCAAGCGGGGGGAGAAGCGAAAAAACAACATGAGCACCAACGAGCTGTACAACAACATCAAGAACCGCCGGAATGTCGTCAAGAGGATCGCCTACGGACTGACGAAGGAACTCCAGCTCCTTGAGAAGCGGAAACGGGACATACACAGTGAGTTTATGCAGCTGAAAAGCCTCAATGAATACTACAAGAAACTCGAGCACAGTGTCCTACAGATTAGACAACACAAAAAGACCACTTCCACCGCCAAATGA